In Nostoc sp. GT001, a genomic segment contains:
- a CDS encoding translation elongation factor: MIRLSNKRQKSKNDIAWEKLFKKYHILENISKIGFFEIGSVSINEFRESRLMAKFDHHANLPEIFKTNKLSILSISRNKYIIGKFDSYLNVIYDETLEAITVEFPKGIESIDYTNLYSESSALSCAFNTGMINNLIDGEETYHTVYGRMSTGTFNFNVNQILDYTQHNIAVNNAQCEIDAGFESEQYFLLLEAKLYDVDDFLVRQLYYPYRLWSSKISNKKVIPILMTYSNSSNIFSFFIYKFDEILNYNSIRLVEQRNYVIAPETITHEDVSEIFKSIIIVTEPNIPFPQANKFERIIDLLTLLLDKELTKEGITANSQFDERQTSYYTDAARYLGLMDKYVDQNTKEITFRLSEQGSHLLKKRYKIKILSLIEKILQHQVFYKTFEFTVSNGFIPDISVIRQIMQSCNLNINITTIQRRSSTVRGWIGWIVNMLSEE, translated from the coding sequence ATGATTAGATTATCGAATAAAAGACAAAAATCTAAAAATGATATTGCCTGGGAAAAGTTATTTAAAAAATATCATATTCTAGAAAATATATCTAAGATAGGCTTTTTTGAAATAGGATCTGTAAGTATTAATGAATTCCGAGAAAGTAGATTAATGGCAAAGTTTGACCATCATGCTAACTTACCTGAAATCTTTAAAACTAACAAACTTTCTATATTATCTATCTCTAGGAATAAATATATTATTGGCAAATTTGATTCTTATTTAAATGTTATATATGATGAAACCTTAGAAGCAATTACTGTAGAGTTTCCGAAAGGAATAGAAAGTATAGACTATACAAATTTATATTCAGAAAGTTCAGCATTAAGTTGTGCTTTTAATACAGGTATGATAAATAATTTGATTGACGGTGAAGAGACATATCACACAGTTTATGGAAGAATGTCTACGGGTACATTTAATTTTAATGTAAATCAAATATTAGATTATACCCAACATAATATTGCAGTTAATAATGCTCAATGTGAAATAGATGCAGGTTTTGAAAGTGAGCAGTACTTTCTATTATTAGAAGCTAAATTATACGATGTAGATGATTTTTTAGTTAGACAATTATATTATCCATATAGGCTTTGGTCTAGTAAGATTTCAAACAAGAAAGTAATTCCTATTTTAATGACTTATTCTAACTCAAGCAATATATTTAGCTTTTTTATCTATAAATTCGATGAAATATTAAATTACAATTCAATAAGATTGGTAGAACAAAGAAACTATGTGATAGCTCCTGAAACAATAACACATGAAGATGTATCTGAGATTTTTAAATCTATTATTATAGTTACTGAGCCAAATATTCCATTTCCACAAGCCAATAAATTTGAAAGAATCATAGATTTACTTACACTTTTACTAGATAAAGAATTAACAAAAGAGGGAATTACAGCAAATTCTCAATTTGATGAAAGACAAACTAGTTATTATACTGATGCTGCTAGATATCTTGGCTTAATGGATAAGTATGTAGACCAGAATACTAAAGAAATAACATTTCGTTTAAGCGAACAAGGAAGCCATTTACTAAAAAAAAGATACAAAATAAAAATACTTTCTTTAATTGAAAAAATTTTGCAGCATCAGGTTTTTTATAAAACTTTTGAATTTACTGTTTCAAATGGTTTTATTCCAGATATTAGTGTAATCCGTCAAATTATGCAGTCTTGTAATTTAAATATAAATATTACAACTATTCAAAGGCGATCAAGCACAGTTCGTGGATGGATAGGATGGATTGTAAATATGTTATCAGAGGAATAA
- a CDS encoding DNA adenine methylase: MVSVNKLVKPFLKWAGGKRQIVPLIENNLPKNYNYQTYYEPFLGGGALLFTLQPKKAVINDSNPELINCYKVVKDSVDELIDNLKLHKNNEEYYYAIRDWDREESFRDRTPVERASRIIFLNKTCYNGLFRVNSQGQFNVPFGKYKNPNILDLAVLKAVSKYFNDNQIKILNLDFQDVLKDAKRSDFVYLDPPYDPVSDTASFTGYDVNGFNKDEQIRLKETFDNLDRRGCKVLLSNAYTNFIRDLYKDYTHIKISAIRAINSNAKKRGKVDEILVKNYD, encoded by the coding sequence ATGGTCTCAGTAAATAAACTAGTAAAACCGTTTCTGAAGTGGGCAGGAGGAAAAAGGCAAATTGTTCCATTAATAGAAAATAATCTTCCTAAAAATTATAATTACCAAACCTACTATGAACCTTTTCTTGGCGGAGGAGCGCTCTTATTTACTTTGCAACCTAAAAAGGCTGTAATTAATGATAGTAATCCTGAATTAATCAATTGTTACAAAGTTGTTAAGGACTCAGTTGATGAATTAATTGATAATTTAAAACTTCATAAAAATAATGAAGAGTACTATTATGCTATTAGAGATTGGGACAGAGAAGAGAGCTTTCGAGATAGAACACCAGTAGAACGAGCATCAAGAATTATTTTTCTGAACAAGACTTGTTACAATGGCTTATTTAGAGTCAATTCTCAAGGACAATTTAATGTACCTTTTGGTAAATATAAAAATCCAAATATTTTAGATTTAGCTGTTTTAAAAGCTGTAAGTAAATACTTTAATGATAACCAAATTAAAATATTAAATTTAGATTTTCAAGACGTTCTTAAAGATGCCAAAAGATCAGACTTTGTGTATCTTGATCCTCCTTACGATCCAGTTTCGGACACTGCTTCTTTTACTGGCTATGATGTAAATGGATTTAATAAAGATGAACAAATCAGGTTAAAAGAGACATTTGATAATTTAGACAGGAGAGGTTGTAAAGTTCTATTAAGTAATGCTTATACAAACTTTATTAGAGACTTGTATAAAGATTATACACACATAAAAATATCAGCAATTAGAGCTATCAACTCAAATGCAAAAAAAAGAGGTAAAGTAGACGAAATTTTAGTAAAAAACTATGATTAG
- a CDS encoding addiction module protein, translated as MNPVFPELSSLSRAEKLQLVEDLWDEIAATPAALPVLDWQK; from the coding sequence ATGAACCCAGTATTCCCCGAACTCTCTAGTCTTTCGAGAGCGGAAAAACTTCAACTGGTAGAAGATTTATGGGATGAAATTGCCGCTACACCAGCAGCACTTCCAGTTTTAGATTGGCAGAAATAA
- a CDS encoding HetZ-related protein gives MKANVVNLPNSTPIFDNHVSTEEFSNSSSDRLIQLLSEEMQAQVKATPKCVEALAKRIAVEVERICDKSSRIQTSGEIKSWQMTLGRHRMQKCLRYYQLGSKQGRVELHSNLGAMVYRHVTMSGSELGFDARYSLIEDFLQAFYIEAIKAFRRENELPENHTPRTQLQLAEYMAFTEQYAKRRINLPGGANQQLIILRAQGFARRQPQETTVDIEMAVESAKGEEAESYQRNSAVQQLRSQMIAQTNFDPSEESERDRVIAELMKYLESQGQSDCMNYLSLKLQDLSAPEIDQILGLTSRQRDYLQQRFKYHVEKFAKQHHWQLVHQWLGAGLEQKLGLSSQQWEIFVNQLTEQQQQILQLKTARENDLAIAKTIKCTPKQLQKRWTQLLEIAWSIRNGHTEAQTG, from the coding sequence ATGAAAGCTAACGTCGTCAATCTACCAAACTCTACACCCATTTTTGATAACCACGTTTCAACTGAAGAATTTTCAAATAGCAGCAGCGATCGCTTGATTCAATTGCTGTCTGAGGAAATGCAAGCGCAAGTGAAAGCAACACCCAAGTGTGTAGAAGCTTTAGCAAAACGCATAGCCGTAGAAGTAGAACGCATTTGCGATAAAAGCTCCCGCATTCAAACATCTGGGGAAATCAAGTCCTGGCAGATGACGTTGGGAAGGCATCGGATGCAAAAATGCTTACGTTACTACCAACTAGGTTCCAAACAAGGGCGAGTGGAATTACATAGCAATTTGGGTGCTATGGTTTACCGTCATGTAACTATGTCCGGCTCTGAGTTGGGCTTTGATGCTCGTTACAGCCTGATTGAAGATTTTTTACAAGCATTTTATATCGAAGCGATCAAAGCTTTCCGTAGAGAAAACGAACTACCAGAGAATCACACACCGCGTACTCAGCTGCAATTAGCTGAATACATGGCTTTTACAGAGCAGTATGCCAAACGCCGGATCAATTTACCTGGTGGTGCAAATCAGCAATTGATTATCTTGCGCGCCCAAGGTTTTGCTCGTCGTCAGCCCCAAGAAACGACCGTGGATATTGAAATGGCGGTAGAGTCTGCTAAGGGTGAAGAAGCAGAATCTTACCAGCGTAACTCGGCGGTGCAGCAGCTGCGATCGCAAATGATTGCCCAAACTAATTTCGATCCATCTGAAGAATCAGAACGCGATCGCGTCATCGCTGAATTGATGAAATACCTGGAATCTCAAGGTCAATCTGATTGTATGAACTACCTCAGCTTGAAACTTCAAGACCTCTCAGCCCCAGAAATTGACCAAATTCTCGGTTTAACCAGCCGTCAGCGCGATTATCTCCAACAACGCTTTAAATACCACGTAGAAAAGTTTGCCAAACAACACCACTGGCAATTAGTACATCAATGGTTAGGCGCGGGTTTAGAGCAAAAATTGGGTTTATCTTCTCAGCAGTGGGAAATCTTTGTAAATCAACTCACAGAACAGCAACAGCAAATATTACAGTTAAAAACTGCACGGGAGAATGATCTGGCGATCGCCAAGACCATCAAATGCACCCCAAAACAGCTACAAAAGCGCTGGACTCAACTTTTAGAAATAGCATGGTCTATCCGCAACGGTCATACTGAAGCACAAACAGGTTGA
- a CDS encoding L-threonylcarbamoyladenylate synthase: protein MAKIFPVHPDNPQTRRIEEIKSALSSGAVMLYPTDTVYAIGCDLNAKSAVERVRQIKQLANDKPLTFLCPSLSNVATYAFVSDTAYRIMKRLIPGPYTFLLPATKLVPRLVQSPKRKTTGIRVPNHTVCLELLAALGNPIISTSAHLPADEADNGMIRIDPEIVQSRVELFDRLDKLVDIIVDTGEEPTYEVSTILDMTGDEAAIIRRGLGWEAAAAWV, encoded by the coding sequence ATGGCAAAAATTTTCCCAGTTCATCCGGATAATCCTCAAACTCGCCGAATAGAGGAAATAAAGTCGGCGCTCTCTAGTGGCGCAGTCATGCTTTACCCTACTGATACAGTCTATGCCATCGGTTGTGATTTGAATGCCAAGTCGGCGGTAGAACGAGTGCGGCAAATTAAACAGCTAGCAAACGATAAACCATTGACATTTTTATGTCCCTCGCTTTCAAATGTGGCAACTTATGCCTTCGTAAGTGACACAGCCTATCGGATTATGAAACGCCTGATTCCAGGGCCATACACGTTTTTGCTCCCAGCTACGAAGTTAGTACCGCGATTGGTGCAAAGCCCCAAGCGGAAAACTACTGGAATTAGAGTACCAAACCATACTGTGTGTTTGGAGTTGCTGGCAGCATTGGGCAATCCGATTATTTCAACTTCAGCACATCTGCCAGCAGATGAAGCAGATAATGGCATGATTCGGATAGATCCAGAAATTGTTCAGTCGCGGGTAGAGCTATTCGATCGTTTGGACAAGTTGGTAGACATAATTGTAGACACTGGCGAGGAACCTACTTATGAAGTATCTACCATCTTGGATATGACTGGAGACGAAGCAGCAATTATACGGAGGGGTTTAGGTTGGGAAGCAGCAGCAGCATGGGTATAA